TTGAGAAACAGGCCACCCTCGAGAAAATATCGCGAAATGGTGAGGCGAGAGCCGCTGCCATCGGGGAACCGAGTGTACCCCTGCACCAGACCTTTGCCGAAGGTCGTGTCGCCCACCAATGAGGCCCGACCCAATTGGCGAAGAGCGCCCGCCACAATCTCCGAGGAGGACGCCGAGCCACGATCCACGAGGACTGTCATAGGCAATCCTTTGAGGTGGTCTGGGCCGGTGGCAAAGTGCTTTTCCTCCTGCCAGCGAGAACGAGCCTCTGTCCCGACAATGAACTGACCTTTGTTGAGGAAGAGATTGGCGGTATGATATGCTTCCCAGAACAGCCCGCCGGGATTGCCGCGCAAATCCAGTATCAGGCCATGAGGAGTCATTCCCGCAATGGCCAGCAGCGAGTCGAGCGCGTGCTCCAGTTCTTTGGCGGCTCCGGCATCGAAATCGGCAAGCCGGACATACATGACCGTGTCCGGCGTAAACCCGGCGTACGGGACATGCTGGAACTGGATGCGCTTTCTGGTCACCTCGATATGCAAGGTATCCAGATGATCGTTTCGCAAGAGGCCGAGTTTCACACGGGAGCCATCGACGCCACGCAAGAGCGACGATGCCTTGTCCTGGTCGATCCCGGCCAGCATGACCGTGTCGGCGCTGAAGATCAGATCGCCGGTGAGCACACCGGCCGCGGCGGCCGGTCCGTTTTCTCGCACCGACATGACGAGCAGTCCGAGATCGTGGCGGATGACCGAGACGCCGATACCGCCGTAGCCGCCCGACATTTCCTCGTCCAGTTGGCGGAGCTGCCGCGGCTCGACATAAAACG
The nucleotide sequence above comes from Candidatus Zixiibacteriota bacterium. Encoded proteins:
- a CDS encoding S41 family peptidase, with protein sequence MTPPTVHPRSDIIRSAVLSCLIILIAGGMALVVLSDRDLKEAFILPRVAAEIDHAYPEPVDWEKAASAGRESMYDMLDRFSFYVEPRQLRQLDEEMSGGYGGIGVSVIRHDLGLLVMSVRENGPAAAAGVLTGDLIFSADTVMLAGIDQDKASSLLRGVDGSRVKLGLLRNDHLDTLHIEVTRKRIQFQHVPYAGFTPDTVMYVRLADFDAGAAKELEHALDSLLAIAGMTPHGLILDLRGNPGGLFWEAYHTANLFLNKGQFIVGTEARSRWQEEKHFATGPDHLKGLPMTVLVDRGSASSSEIVAGALRQLGRASLVGDTTFGKGLVQGYTRFPDGSGSRLTISRYFLEGGLFLNRFDSTLSDTGNGLVPDHVIPLPENEPYLRNLESSLLLQRFASAFQDLIIGDSTPFMHTYAWLDSLKRMAETDQFSARTPLVLSAEQLVSVARSDKSSPALSRVADRIAALARFDELNQLDTHQDYIRMRVRKLAYERKFGLTRSYTDVIVRERPDIRFAASLVRGKS